One genomic window of Planctomycetaceae bacterium includes the following:
- the glmS gene encoding glutamine--fructose-6-phosphate transaminase (isomerizing) produces the protein MCGIVGYIGKKQARNILIEGLKRLEYRGYDSAGVCICTDGRLVIHKKPGRVAGVQQMVESDAALAGGTMGIAHTRWATHGAPNEVNAHPHTDDSGKIALVHNGIIENYSTLKQFLVSKGHVFKSDTDTEVLVQLIGEFVSHGNGTHTLEAAVQAALREVTGTYGVAVVSSDDPDKMIVARKGSPLIIGVGTDEYVVASDAAAILEHTANVIYLDDGEMAVLDRRGLRTMTIDNVIVSKQIEQVEGSLEQIEKGGYDYFMLKEIFEQPQTIAMSLSGRLDMREHVIRLGGLSGVCRDLAKTRKIIITACGSAWHAGLVGEFMFEDLARIPTEVEYASEFRYRNPIIDDGTLVIAISQSGETADTLAALREAQEKGAMALGIVNAVGSTIARQTDAGVYLHAGPEIGVAATKSFTCQLAVQAMIALTLARRRYMSQFEMQRYMTELAAIPEKIKTVLGQSDHIKDIAEKHCKRENWLFLGRGYQYPVALEGALKLKEISYIHAEGLPAAEMKHGPIALITDGMPVVFVAPRCGTYDKIISNIEEVRARKGCVIAIATEGDELVAKHSDHVIYVPDAPAPLQPLLTVVPLQLLAYHAAVARGCNVDKPRNLAKSVTVE, from the coding sequence ATGTGCGGAATCGTCGGCTATATCGGTAAGAAACAGGCGCGGAACATCCTCATCGAGGGGCTCAAGCGCCTGGAGTACCGCGGGTACGATTCCGCCGGCGTGTGTATCTGCACCGATGGGCGGCTCGTCATCCACAAGAAGCCCGGGCGCGTCGCCGGCGTGCAGCAGATGGTCGAGAGTGACGCGGCGCTGGCGGGCGGCACGATGGGCATCGCCCACACGCGCTGGGCCACGCACGGGGCGCCCAACGAGGTCAACGCCCACCCGCACACCGACGACAGCGGCAAGATCGCCCTGGTGCATAACGGGATCATCGAGAACTACTCGACCCTCAAGCAGTTCCTGGTCTCCAAGGGCCACGTCTTCAAGAGCGACACCGACACCGAAGTCCTCGTGCAGCTCATCGGCGAGTTCGTCAGCCACGGCAACGGAACGCACACGCTCGAGGCGGCCGTCCAGGCGGCCCTGCGCGAAGTCACGGGCACGTACGGCGTGGCGGTCGTCAGCAGCGACGACCCCGACAAGATGATCGTCGCCCGCAAGGGCAGCCCGCTGATCATCGGCGTGGGCACCGACGAATACGTGGTGGCCTCCGACGCCGCGGCGATTCTCGAACACACCGCCAACGTGATCTATCTCGACGACGGCGAGATGGCCGTCCTCGACCGCCGCGGACTGCGGACGATGACCATCGACAATGTCATCGTCTCCAAGCAGATCGAGCAGGTCGAGGGCTCGCTCGAACAGATCGAGAAGGGCGGCTATGATTACTTCATGCTCAAGGAAATTTTCGAGCAGCCCCAGACCATCGCGATGAGCCTGTCCGGCCGCCTGGACATGCGCGAGCACGTCATCCGCCTGGGCGGCCTCTCCGGCGTCTGCCGCGACCTGGCCAAGACGCGCAAGATCATCATCACTGCCTGCGGGTCGGCGTGGCACGCCGGGCTCGTCGGCGAGTTCATGTTCGAGGACCTCGCTCGCATTCCCACCGAGGTCGAGTACGCCAGCGAGTTCCGCTATCGCAACCCCATCATCGACGACGGCACGCTCGTCATCGCCATCAGCCAGTCCGGCGAAACCGCCGACACCCTGGCCGCCCTCCGCGAGGCGCAGGAAAAAGGCGCCATGGCCCTGGGCATCGTCAACGCCGTCGGCTCGACCATCGCCCGCCAGACCGACGCCGGAGTCTATCTCCACGCCGGACCGGAGATCGGCGTCGCCGCCACCAAGAGCTTCACCTGCCAGTTGGCCGTCCAGGCGATGATCGCCCTGACGCTGGCTCGGCGGCGGTACATGTCGCAGTTCGAGATGCAGCGGTACATGACCGAACTGGCGGCCATCCCCGAGAAGATCAAGACCGTCCTGGGTCAGTCCGACCACATCAAGGACATCGCCGAGAAGCACTGCAAGCGGGAGAACTGGCTGTTCCTGGGGCGCGGGTACCAGTACCCCGTCGCCCTGGAAGGGGCGCTCAAGCTCAAGGAAATCAGTTACATCCACGCCGAGGGCCTGCCCGCCGCCGAGATGAAGCACGGGCCTATCGCCTTGATCACCGACGGCATGCCGGTGGTGTTCGTGGCCCCGCGGTGCGGCACGTACGACAAGATCATCTCGAACATCGAAGAGGTCCGCGCCCGCAAGGGCTGCGTGATCGCCATTGCCACTGAGGGCGACGAACTCGTCGCCAAGCACTCCGACCACGTGATCTACGTCCCCGACGCCCCAGCCCCGCTCCAGCCGCTGCTGACGGTCGTGCCGCTGCAACTGCTGGCGTACCACGCCGCCGTCGCCCGCGGCTGCAACGTCGACAAGCCCCGCAACCTGGCCAAGAGCGTTACAGTGGAATAA